One window from the genome of Nicotiana sylvestris chromosome 9, ASM39365v2, whole genome shotgun sequence encodes:
- the LOC104216969 gene encoding probable LRR receptor-like serine/threonine-protein kinase At3g47570, which produces MDYAMVFHYSKSLVYPQTSSVVICLQACQIVQNFKYCLYHLMSLMDRYIVKLEVYVICSYCIGTNHFTGIIPQEIGNLVNLVVLFMEENQITGSLPISIFNISSLQTLGLWRNNLNGSLSQEIGNSTKMQVIDLEENMFTGEIPKEISNLVELEEFLIDSNNFSGSLAMEIFNISSLRLVGLSFNNLSGTLPSNIGSILPNIEILYLGKLTNLVGSIPHSISNCSKLTILELGGNKLTGLIPNSLEYLTHLQILNFAENHLTSDSSLSFLTSLTNCRDLTYLSLSLNPLNGMFPLSIGNLSTSLTTFLASGCKIKGRIPNEIGNLSSLFLFEIAENDLVGSIPTSICNLRNLEGLFLNENKLTGYIGDNLCKLPRLGSIYLSQNHLSRSLPNCLGSVTSLREINLCSNKLSSNIPASLWNLKDLIVLDLSSNNMDGSLPPEIGNLKTATHMDLSMNQFSSSIPIEIGGLHNLASLSLRYNRLQGSIPDSMSNMVGLEFLDLSHNNISGTIPKSLEKLQYLNYFNVSYNKLYGEIPSGGPFKNLPSQFFLFNEALCGSTRFSVPPCPTSSKHRSNRNRMILLFLLLGIALVFVPITFVLVWIRYRKGKKSPQQADSLSISTRGRISYYELLQATDALSESNLIGFGSFGSVYKGILRSGTPIAIKVFNLQLEAAFKSFDTECEVLRNLRHRNLTKVITSCSNIDFKALVLVYMPNGSLDKWLYSHNYFLYIMQRLNIMIDVACGLEYLHHEYLSPVIHCDLKPSNVLLDENMVAHLSDFGISKFLGKDESDLYTKTLATFGYIAPEYGRDGLVSTKCDVYSYGIMLMEAFTRRKPNDEMFEGDLSLKQWVSNSLPEGTVDVVDANLVTPQDDHLNKKLDCVVSIMKVALDCCVDSPAKRIDIKDVVRMLHKIKIQLLTC; this is translated from the exons ATGGATTATGCAATGGTCTTCCATTACTCAAAAAGCTTGGTTTATCCACAAACAAGCTCCGTGGTCATATGCCTACAAGCTTGTCAAATTGTTCAGAACTTCAAATATTGTCTTTATCATTTAATGAGTTTGATGGACCGATACATAGTGAAATTGGAAGTCTACGTAATTTGCAGTTATTGTATAGGAACTAACCATTTCACAG GGATAATTCCACAAGAAATCGGAAATCTTGTTAATTTGGTGGTCTTATTCATGGAGGAAAACCAAATAACTGGCTCTCTCCCGATCTCCATATTCAATATCTCCTCATTGCAAACTTTGGGACTATGGAGGAACAATCTTAATGGATCGTTATCACAAGAGATTGGCAACTCAACCAAGATGCAGGTTATAGATCTAGAGGAAAATATGTTTACTG GTGAAATACCCAAAGAGATAAGCAATCTCGTTGAGTTGGAGGAATTTCTTATTGACTCTAACAATTTTAGTGGTTCACTTGCAATGGAGATCTTCAATATTTCAAGCTTGAGATTGGTTGGTCTTTCATTCAACAATCTATCAGGAACCCTCCCATCAAACATAGGATCGATCTTACCCAATATTGAAATACTTTATCTTGGTAAATTAACCAATCTTGTTGGGTCTATTCCTCATTCTATCTCCAATTGTTCAAAGCTTACTATCCTAGAGCTTGGTGGCAACAAACTCACTGGCTTGATTCCCAACTCTCTTGAATATTTGACTCATCTGCAGATCCTAAACTTTGCAGAAAACCATTTAACGAGCGACTCCTCGTTAAGCTTCTTGACTTCCTTAACAAACTGCAGAGATTTAACATATCTTTCTCTAAGTTTGAACCCTCTAAATGGCATGTTTCCACTTTCCATAGGTAACCTTTCCACGTCTCTTACAACATTTTTGGCTAGTGGTTGCAAAATTAAAGGGAGAATTCCAAATGAAATTGGGAACTTAAGCAGTTTATTTCTGTTTGAAATTGCTGAAAATGACTTGGTTGGATCAATTCCCACATCAATTTGCAACTTGAGAAACCTTGAAGGCTTGTTCTTAAATGAAAACAAACTCACAGGATATATTGGCGATAACCTTTGTAAATTGCCGCGATTGGGTAGCATATACTTGAGCCAAAATCACCTTTCAAGATCACTTCCTAATTGTTTAGGGAGTGTTACTTCCCTTAGAGAAATAAATCTGTGTTCCAATAAATTAAGTTCCAATATACCAGCAAGCTTATGGAACCTTAAAGATCTAATAGTTCTTGACTTATCGTCAAACAACATGGATGGTTCTTTACCTCCAGAAATTGGAAATCTAAAGACTGCTACACATATGGATCTGTCCATGAATCAATTTTCAAGTAGCATTCCTATAGAAATTGGAGGCTTGCATAATCTGGCGAGCCTTTCTTTGAGATACAATAGGTTGCAAGGATCTATACCTGACTCAATGAGCAACATGGTAGGGTTAGAATTCCTAGACCTTTCTCATAATAATATATCAGGAACCATTCCCAAGTCTCTTGAGAAACTTCAATACCTGAATTATTTCAATGTCTCTTATAACAAGTTGTATGGTGAAATCCCCTCTGGGGGTCCTTTCAAGAACCTCCCAAGTCAGTTTTTTCTCTTCAACGAAGCATTATGTGGTTCGACAAGATTTAGTGTCCCGCCATGCCCCACTTCTTCAAAGCATAGATCAAATAGGAATAGAATGATCCTTCTATTTCTTCTACTGGGAATTGCACTGGTGTTTGTTCCTATCACTTTTGTTCTTGTATGGATAAGGTATAGAAAAGGTAAAAAATCTCCTCAACAAGCTGATTCATTGTCTATTTCAACAAGAGGAAGAATTTCATATTATGAACTGCTCCAAGCAACTGATGCGCTTAGCGAGAGCAATCTGATTGGTTTTGGGAGTTTTGGCTCTGTCTACAAAGGCATACTCAGAAGTGGGACTCCTATTGCAATTAAGGTGTTCAATCTTCAATTGGAAGCGGCATTCAAGAGTTTTGATACAGAATGTGAAGTTTTGCGCAACCTCCGCCATAGGAATCTTACAAAAGTCATCACTAGTTGTTCCAACATTGATTTTAAGGCTTTAGTACTCGTGTACATGCCCAATGGAAGCCTCGATAAGTGGTTGTATTCACACAACTACTTCTTATACATCATGCAGAGACTGAATATAATGATAGACGTGGCATGTGGATTGGAATATCTTCACCATGAGTACTTATCGCCTGTGATTCATTGTGATCTGAAGCCTAGTAACGTCTTGTTGGATGAGAATATGGTAGCCCACCTAAGCGACTTTGGTATTTCAAAATTTCTTGGTAAAGATGAGAGTGATTTATATACTAAAACCTTAGCAACATTTGGTTATATTGCACCAG AGTATGGACGGGATGGATTGGTATCAACAAAATGTGATGTCTATAGTTACGGAATCATGTTGATGGAAGCATTTACAAGGAGAAAGCCTAATGATGAAATGTTCGAGGGAGATCTTAGCTTGAAGCAATGGGTGAGTAATTCACTCCCAGAGGGAACAGTGGATGTTGTAGATGCCAACTTAGTAACACCACAAGATGATCACTTAAACAAAAAGCTAGATTGTGTGGTATCGATCATGAAAGTTGCACTAGATTGTTGTGTTGATTCTCCTGCAAAGAGGATCGACATAAAAGATGTCGTAAGAATGCTACACAAgatcaagattcaacttcttacATGTTGA